The Juglans microcarpa x Juglans regia isolate MS1-56 chromosome 8D, Jm3101_v1.0, whole genome shotgun sequence genomic sequence AGCCACATTTTTTCCCGTACGAAAAGATTCCACCCAGCTGGGAACCCGAGGTATATTCCATGGAGATAATAAAAACTAAGTCCGACTTGAGCCCAGTCAAATTCATTTCTGATGTTACAGACAAGATGTTTGATCTTATCTGCTGCAACAATAacatctaataataataaaagcttCTGGGTGCATGTAGGCTGACGTTGTTTCCAGCCCCACGATGGAAAAAAGCGAATCCTGCTTCGAATATTCAACCCctctcatctctctccctctctgtttctAACAAAGCTTGTGTGTTGAATTAAAAGAGAACTCATTAAAGATTCGTTTTGTACGCGACGGCACGACTTCGAAATCTCCCCATTTTTCCCTTCTGTCTCTCTCCTTCGGCTGTCCTCAGTTTATTCTCTTTTGAGATTCTCTTTAGACCCTGATTCCTGTTAGAAACCCGTTTCGTTGGTCGAATCTATATTATTCTATGTGCTTTGGACAAAATACCCTTTGTTGTTGTGGTAGCGCCTATATTATATCTTCTATTCCCTAGCTTTTTGATCAGAAACCCCATAGTATTATCGCAGGCATAAACTGTCTTTCAATGGATTATTACCCTGAGAAAATGCAGCATCGCGGTGGTTTGGGCTTCCGAGAGTATGTCAAAGCTTTAGAGGAAGAGCGCCGGAAGATCCAGGTGTTCCAGCGGGAGTTACCTCTCTGTTTAGAGCTTGTTACCCAAGGTAACCAAAGGCTTCGAcctctcgtttttttttttttttttttttttttttctaaaaaaaaaatgtttttctttgggTATTTTTCGTAGTCTACTTGTTAATGGGTTTGTGCTTCCGTGTAGCTATTGAGGCGTGTCGGCAACAGTATTCGGGAACGACAACGGAGAACAACTTGCATGGACAATCTGAAAGTTCGGAGCAGACGACTTCAAATGATGTTCCTCCAGTGTTCGAGGAGTTCTTTCCGATAAAGCGGTCTGCTTCGTCCGATGATGAGGTGGAGGAGCACCAATCCCACAAGAACAAGAAGGAGAAGGTGATCAGCAATGATAATAAGAAGAAGTCGGATTGGCTTAGATCGGTTCAGTTGTGGAATAATCCAACCTCAGATCCACAACCCAAAGAGGTACGTAGCAAAGAGAAAAAGagcttcttctttctttttttgtaattgtttgGTAATTGCCTATAAAATTTTAGAGGAAAGGAATGGGAAAGACTGAAGCTTTTTCTGTTTGCGGGTATTTTGCAGGATGTACCGAGAAAGGCAACGGTGATGGAGGTTAAGAggaatggtggcggtggtggtgcTTTCCAGCCTTTCCAAAGAGAGAAGAGTGCTGCAGTGAGTAATGCATCAGAGGGCAAAGCGCCTTCTTCTCTGGCACCGGAGCCGGAGCCAGTGGCGGCTGTAGCCACAACGAGTTCGTCTGCGGAAACAGCCACGGGAGGAGGCGGTGAAAACGACAGAAGAGAACAGAAAGAAGGGCAGGCTCAGAGAAAGCAGAGGCGGAATTGGTCCCCTGAGTTGCACAGGCGGTTCTTGCATGCGCTTCAACAACTTGGTGGTTCACAAGGTGTGTATGTGTGCGCTTTTTCTCTTCTGGACGTTAATTTTGATTCCCATTTTGTGGGATTGgaatgagttgaattgtttgttgATATAAGGCAGTGATTGGTTTGTATTGCAGCTGCGACACCTAAGCAAATTAGGGAACTAATGAAGGTTGATGGGCTTACTAATGACGAGGTCAAAAGCCATTTACAGGTTTGTAATTGATAATCATAGCAGTTAAACATTTTGCATAATTGAGTTAATGTGTCAAAACCATATCTGTTTTTACATTTAAGAATGTTTTTCTAATGTTGGCACAGGAGATTCAGTATTTAAGAGAGACACAACACACAGATTTGGCTTACTTGTCAAATTTAAGATACAAAAATTACACACTCTCCATAATATTTcttactaactttttttttttggatttcttcTAGCATGATAATGGCTTTATTTTTgggagattttattttttattttttattttatggtatcaTCATGTTTTGGAGGGAGGCATGGGCTAAATCATCTATGATATGTTTCAGAAATATCGGTTGCACACAAGAAGACCAAGTCCATCGATCCACAATAATGGAAACCAACAGCCACCACA encodes the following:
- the LOC121243556 gene encoding transcription factor HHO2-like; its protein translation is MDYYPEKMQHRGGLGFREYVKALEEERRKIQVFQRELPLCLELVTQAIEACRQQYSGTTTENNLHGQSESSEQTTSNDVPPVFEEFFPIKRSASSDDEVEEHQSHKNKKEKVISNDNKKKSDWLRSVQLWNNPTSDPQPKEDVPRKATVMEVKRNGGGGGAFQPFQREKSAAVSNASEGKAPSSLAPEPEPVAAVATTSSSAETATGGGGENDRREQKEGQAQRKQRRNWSPELHRRFLHALQQLGGSQAATPKQIRELMKVDGLTNDEVKSHLQKYRLHTRRPSPSIHNNGNQQPPQVVVVGGIWMPAPAEYAAVAASGDIACSVAAANGIYAPVAAPPPAVQQASTSQIQRLPLKQSQPPQSEERVSHSGKRACSDSPATSSSTHTTTTFPVF